The following proteins are encoded in a genomic region of Phycisphaera sp.:
- a CDS encoding DASS family sodium-coupled anion symporter, producing the protein MTENTGNPPAAGRLQHTVSLAGLGLGPVVAILVGLLLPDTLPGAEAAIELTRPARITAAVAALMAIWWLTEAIPLSATALLPLALLPLLRAMGMADAAAPYANPVIFLFLGGFMLGLAMERWGLHKRIALLVIMAVGSGPRSIIAGFMIATAMLSAFVSNTATVIMLIPIATSVLATVHDNPDAPPGARQRFATCLVLAIAYSASIGGAATLIGTPPNAVLAGFVADQGERTLSFGRWLLHALPLVVVLLPICFVLLTGPMFRVRGSVGGSRSAVRTQFHELGRMKPGEWVVLVIFSITALLWIFRKVINSQDFMTQAGLRLSDAQIAMFAAIALFVVPVDKKCRTFAMDWDTASRAPFGILLLFGGGLSLAAAVSATGLDVAIGQQFALLQGMPLWVIVLGLCLLVTFLTELTSNTAVTTALLPVLAAAAPVMGVDAAYLLLPAAVSASCAFMLPVATPPNAVAFASGRVTIGQMARTGVVLNVLFACIITLWVMLVAPSVFG; encoded by the coding sequence ATGACCGAGAATACGGGCAATCCCCCCGCCGCCGGCAGGCTCCAACACACGGTCTCCCTCGCCGGGCTCGGCCTCGGGCCGGTGGTCGCCATCCTCGTTGGGCTGCTCCTGCCCGACACCCTCCCCGGGGCCGAGGCCGCCATCGAGCTCACCCGCCCCGCTCGCATCACGGCCGCAGTCGCCGCACTCATGGCGATCTGGTGGCTCACCGAGGCCATTCCCCTGAGCGCGACCGCCCTGCTGCCCCTGGCGCTGCTGCCACTCCTGCGCGCGATGGGCATGGCCGACGCGGCCGCCCCGTACGCCAACCCGGTCATCTTCCTCTTCCTTGGCGGGTTCATGCTCGGGTTGGCCATGGAACGCTGGGGCCTGCACAAGCGCATCGCCCTGCTCGTCATCATGGCCGTTGGCTCGGGCCCGCGTTCCATCATCGCCGGCTTCATGATCGCCACGGCCATGCTGAGCGCATTCGTGTCCAACACTGCGACGGTCATCATGCTCATCCCCATCGCTACCAGCGTGCTGGCCACGGTGCATGACAACCCCGACGCGCCCCCCGGTGCCCGCCAACGCTTCGCAACATGCCTCGTGCTCGCAATCGCATACTCAGCATCGATCGGTGGTGCTGCCACACTCATTGGCACACCACCCAACGCGGTCTTGGCCGGATTCGTAGCCGACCAGGGCGAGCGCACTCTGAGTTTCGGTCGCTGGTTGCTGCACGCACTCCCGCTCGTTGTTGTGTTGCTGCCGATTTGCTTCGTATTGCTGACCGGCCCGATGTTCCGAGTGCGTGGCAGCGTCGGCGGGAGCCGATCGGCGGTTCGTACGCAATTCCACGAACTCGGCCGGATGAAGCCCGGCGAATGGGTGGTGCTCGTTATCTTCTCGATCACGGCCCTCCTGTGGATATTCCGCAAGGTCATCAACAGCCAGGATTTCATGACCCAAGCTGGCCTGAGGCTCAGCGACGCCCAGATCGCCATGTTCGCCGCCATCGCGCTCTTCGTTGTGCCGGTCGACAAGAAGTGCCGTACGTTCGCTATGGACTGGGACACCGCGTCGCGCGCACCCTTCGGCATCTTGCTGCTGTTCGGCGGCGGCTTGAGCCTGGCCGCGGCGGTATCGGCGACGGGCCTCGACGTTGCAATCGGGCAACAGTTCGCGCTCCTGCAAGGCATGCCGCTGTGGGTCATCGTGCTCGGCTTGTGCTTGCTGGTCACGTTCCTCACCGAACTCACCAGCAATACCGCCGTGACCACCGCGCTGCTTCCCGTGCTCGCGGCTGCTGCGCCGGTGATGGGCGTCGACGCGGCCTACCTCTTGCTACCGGCGGCAGTCTCGGCCTCGTGCGCGTTCATGCTGCCCGTGGCCA